One Malus domestica chromosome 11, GDT2T_hap1 genomic region harbors:
- the LOC103408061 gene encoding protein trichome birefringence-like 43 → MLLKPCKVEENLPKPYIYGVHFLSSLQFSITLISGMASWFSFMISSVSLLSQLVILQPCKVHGNSDAGEDKQLKQSNGCDYFQGSWIIDNSYPLYDSSKCPLFIDREFDCLKNGRPDKEYLKYRWKPASDCDLPRFNGEDMLRRVKGKKILLVGDSLSFNQWQSLTCMLHTAVPQSNYTLDDPTFSLPEYGVSVTLSRNTFLVDLVTTEMGKVLKLDSIENGKAWKGYDMLIFNTWHWWLHTGGKQPWDYIESGGKILKEIDRLIAFREGLTTWSKWVDSNVDANKTKVFFQGISPTHYDGNEWDDPKSTCNGQTQPVSGSIYPGGPPPATTVVKDVLTTMSTPITLLDITLLSQLRKDGHPSVYGLDGKHGNDCSHWCLAGVPDSWNELLYAILVTTD, encoded by the exons ATGTTATTAAAACCCTGTAAAGTTGAGGAAAATCTTCCAAAACCCTATATATATGGTGTCCATTTCCTTTCTTCCCTCCAGTTTTCAATCACATTAATTTCTGGAATGGCTTCGTGGTTTAGTTTCATGATCTCCTCTGTTTCTCTTCTATCTCAGCTGGTTATACTGCAACCTTGTAAAGTGCATGGTAATAGTGATGCAGGCGAAGATAAACAACTAAAGCAATCAAATGGATGTGATTATTTTCAAGGAAGTTGGATAATTGATAATTCATATCCACTTTACGATTCATCAAAGTGTCCATTATTCATCGATCGAGAATTCGATTGCCTGAAGAATGGTAGACCTGATAAAGAATACCTCAAATATAGATGGAAACCGGCCAGTGACTGTGACCTTCCAAG ATTCAATGGTGAGGACATGCTGAGGAGGGTAAAGGGAAAGAAGATCTTACTCGTCGGGGACTCTCTAAGCTTCAACCAATGGCAGTCACTTACATGCATGTTGCACACTGCAGTGCCCCAATCAAATTATACTCTAGATGACCCCACATTTTCTTTGCCT GAATATGGAGTTTCTGTTACACTATCTCGAAATACATTTCTAGTGGATCTAGTCACGACAGAGATGGGCAAGGTTCTCAAGCTTGACTCCATTGAAAATGGCAAAGCATGGAAAGGATACGACATGCTTATCTTCAACACTTGGCATTGGTGGCTCCACACAGGAGGCAAGCAACC ATGGGACTACATTGAATCAGGAGGTAAAATACTCAAGGAAATTGACCGTTTGATTGCTTTTAGGGAGGGATTAACTACTTGGTCCAAGTGGGTGGACTCGAATGTTGATGCTAACAAGACCAAAGTTTTCTTTCAAGGCATTTCTCCAACCCATTACGA TGGAAATGAATGGGACGACCCAAAGTCAACTTGCAATGGACAAACTCAACCTGTTAGTGGATCAATCTATCCAGGAGGTCCACCACCAGCAACAACTGTGGTCAAGGATGTCTTGACTACAATGTCAACGCCAATAACTTTGTTGGACATAACGTTACTATCGCAATTGCGAAAGGACGGGCACCCATCTGTATACGGCCTCGATGGAAAACATGGAAATGATTGTAGTCACTGGTGCCTTGCTGGTGTCCCAGATTCATGGAATGAACTATTGTATGCTATTCTTGTGACTACTGACTAG